The Vicia villosa cultivar HV-30 ecotype Madison, WI linkage group LG1, Vvil1.0, whole genome shotgun sequence genome includes a region encoding these proteins:
- the LOC131643301 gene encoding uncharacterized protein LOC131643301 — translation MSQTCLVTPPAPPFETLKDQNPTTGDVGLPANQDAQKSGNVSYRNIITGEGDSMMYANDGFKDNLEVDGQWNADIDEMLNGIKVKKNHIGGNDCPKITLSKFEENRIQRPWRRGVIVKLLGRRIWYKAMVTRIKQMWVRKGIINIIDLSQDYYLVAFTHEEDKNAAISDGPWFIYDHYLTIKEWTPNFHPKKDTIVNVAVWIMISGLPIEYYDPKLLHVIGDLARRTIKVDKNTLQHERGKYARICVKVNISKPLLAMFSIK, via the coding sequence ATGTCACAAACTTGTCTGGTGACGCCTCCAGCGCCGCCATTTGAAACATTGAAAGATCAGAATCCTACTACGGGCGATGTAGGACTACCGGCAAATCAAGATGCGCAGAAGAGTGGCAATGTTTCGTACCGAAATATCATCACAGGGGAGGGCGATTCAATGATGTATGCCAATGATGGTTTTAAAGATAACTTAGAGGTAGATGGACAGTGGAATGCTGATATTGATGAAATGCTGAATGGGATTAAGGTGAAGAAGAATCATATTGGAGGGAATGATTGTCCAAAAATCACACTGTCCAAATTTGAGGAGAACAGAATCCAAAGACCCTGGAGACGTGGAGTCATTGTGAAGTTGTTAGGAAGAAGAATATGGTATAAGGCTATGGTAACTAGGATAAAGCAAATGTGGGTGAGGAAAGGAATCATCAATATAATAGATCTAAGTCAGGACTATTATTTGGTAGCCTTTACTCATGAAGAAGACAAGAATGCTGCAATTTCCGATGGGCCATGGTTCATATATGATCACTATCTCACGATTAAGGAGTGGACGCCAAACTTCCATCCTAAAAAAGATACCATTGTCAATGTGGCTGTATGGATCATGATATCTGGTCTTCCGATTGAATATTATGATCCGAAACTACTACATGTAATAGGAGATTTGGCTAGGCGTACGATCAAAGTGGACAAAAATACGCTTCAACATGAAAGGGGAAAATATGCTAGAATATGTGTCAAAGTCAATATCTCAAAGCCCTTACTGGCGATGTTTTCCATCAAATAA